From the genome of Synergistetes bacterium HGW-Synergistetes-1, one region includes:
- a CDS encoding GNAT family N-acetyltransferase produces MNIIAFNGSPRKSWNTATLLNKALEGATSAGAETELIHLYDLIIREERKDDYLSVYRVVKAAFGGTEYTSGDEQDLVVRLRGSSSFLPELSIVAEFNGETIGHIMFTEAVIREGDKNHQTLTLGPVSVLPEYQKKGIGSRLIEEGHDAARRLGYRSALLVGHPEYYPRFGYRPAEVFGIKTYLELPSRVFMACELIKNGLEGVSGTVNFAPEFNL; encoded by the coding sequence ATGAATATAATTGCCTTCAATGGAAGCCCCAGAAAGAGCTGGAACACCGCCACGCTTTTAAACAAAGCCCTCGAGGGCGCGACTTCTGCGGGAGCAGAGACCGAACTGATCCATCTTTATGACTTGATCATCAGAGAAGAAAGAAAAGATGACTACCTGAGCGTCTATAGAGTCGTAAAGGCTGCATTCGGAGGCACGGAGTACACAAGCGGAGATGAACAGGATCTCGTGGTCAGACTCAGAGGCAGCAGCTCTTTTTTACCGGAACTCTCCATTGTTGCTGAGTTTAACGGAGAGACCATAGGACACATAATGTTCACAGAGGCTGTGATCAGAGAAGGTGATAAAAATCATCAGACTTTGACCCTCGGCCCCGTCTCAGTATTGCCTGAATATCAGAAAAAGGGCATAGGAAGCAGGCTGATAGAGGAGGGGCATGATGCGGCCCGACGCCTTGGATACAGATCAGCCCTGCTTGTCGGCCATCCGGAATATTATCCCCGTTTCGGATACAGGCCAGCTGAAGTTTTTGGGATCAAGACCTACCTTGAACTCCCTTCTCGTGTCTTCATGGCTTGTGAACTGATCAAGAACGGCCTTGAAGGTGTCTCAGGAACAGTCAATTTTGCCCCTGAATTCAACCTGTGA
- a CDS encoding 4-hydroxy-tetrahydrodipicolinate synthase: MSKKIIFTGIATALITPFKGQGIDFDKFGRLIDWQIEEGIDALLVCGTTGECSTMSDQEHRSVIEFAVDRVNGRVPLIAGSGSNDTAYAISLTHFAGEVGADASLSVTPYYNKTTQKGIVRHFSAIADASSIPLIVYNVPSRTGTAIEPETYAELAKHERIVAIKEANSNIDKIVDTMSRLKGGLTLYSGNDGEIVPLMAVGAMGCISVLSNILPAQTGEICKKFFAGDIKGAAALQFRYRPLIDAIFSEVNPIPVKAAMTAMGFCEPDIRMPLTEMDEVKFNRMIDLMRAEGISA, translated from the coding sequence ATGTCAAAGAAAATAATTTTCACCGGGATCGCTACGGCGCTTATTACGCCTTTTAAAGGACAGGGGATTGACTTCGATAAATTTGGCCGTCTGATCGACTGGCAGATAGAAGAAGGCATCGACGCCCTTTTAGTATGTGGCACAACAGGAGAATGCTCAACAATGTCGGATCAGGAGCATAGGAGTGTCATTGAGTTTGCTGTCGACCGTGTCAACGGCAGGGTGCCTCTGATAGCAGGGTCCGGAAGCAACGATACAGCCTATGCCATTTCACTGACTCACTTTGCCGGCGAGGTCGGAGCTGACGCATCCCTTTCGGTGACCCCTTATTACAACAAGACAACACAGAAGGGGATTGTCCGTCACTTCAGCGCAATTGCTGACGCAAGCTCCATTCCTCTCATTGTTTACAACGTACCATCAAGGACCGGAACCGCGATCGAACCGGAGACATATGCTGAGCTTGCTAAACATGAGCGTATCGTTGCAATAAAGGAAGCAAACAGCAATATAGACAAGATCGTAGATACAATGTCCAGGCTAAAAGGCGGGCTGACACTCTATTCCGGAAATGACGGAGAGATAGTGCCTCTGATGGCAGTTGGAGCAATGGGCTGCATATCTGTCCTTTCCAATATCCTTCCGGCACAGACGGGGGAGATATGCAAGAAGTTCTTTGCCGGTGACATAAAGGGAGCCGCAGCCCTACAGTTCCGTTACCGGCCTCTCATAGACGCGATCTTCAGCGAAGTCAACCCTATACCTGTCAAGGCAGCTATGACGGCTATGGGATTCTGCGAACCTGATATCCGCATGCCTCTTACGGAAATGGACGAGGTCAAGTTCAATAGAATGATAGATCTCATGAGAGCAGAGGGGATATCAGCATGA
- a CDS encoding glyoxalase — MTRYVHTNIIAKDAEKLIAFYKKVFGCRSIGEKRDLTGAWLDKVTGLENAHIIGEHLVLPGYDEDHPTLEIFSYDSMEGELTHKINQYGIAHLAFEVDSVVDTLDKLLQNGGSMVGEIVNADYPNGRKATFIYAADIEGNIIELQSWS, encoded by the coding sequence ATGACTCGCTACGTACACACCAATATCATAGCCAAAGATGCTGAAAAGCTGATAGCTTTTTATAAGAAAGTATTCGGCTGCAGAAGCATAGGTGAAAAAAGAGATCTTACGGGTGCATGGCTTGATAAAGTCACCGGACTTGAAAATGCCCATATCATCGGGGAACATCTGGTTCTGCCTGGATATGACGAGGACCATCCAACACTGGAAATTTTCTCCTACGACAGCATGGAAGGCGAACTTACCCATAAGATCAACCAGTACGGTATCGCACACCTCGCTTTTGAAGTGGACAGTGTAGTTGATACTCTTGATAAACTGCTTCAGAACGGAGGCAGTATGGTTGGCGAAATCGTTAACGCTGATTATCCGAACGGACGCAAAGCAACCTTTATCTATGCGGCTGACATTGAGGGAAACATAATTGAACTTCAAAGCTGGAGCTGA
- a CDS encoding reactive intermediate/imine deaminase, with protein sequence MMSRKAFTAKDGVTVGPYSHAVESGEFVFLSGQTPVDPSTGKMVEGDIAAQTKQCFKNLFSVLECAGLTSDDVVKVNVFLTSMSYFQEMNSVYAEHFSAPYPARTTVAVVELPLGASIEIELTARKQKAR encoded by the coding sequence CTGATGTCAAGAAAAGCTTTCACAGCAAAAGATGGAGTCACTGTAGGGCCCTATTCTCATGCAGTAGAATCAGGGGAATTTGTCTTTCTGTCGGGACAGACACCCGTTGATCCATCAACAGGGAAAATGGTGGAAGGCGATATTGCCGCTCAGACAAAGCAGTGCTTTAAAAACCTTTTCAGCGTTTTGGAGTGTGCCGGATTAACGTCAGATGATGTAGTAAAGGTCAATGTGTTTTTAACAAGCATGAGTTATTTCCAGGAGATGAACTCCGTATACGCAGAGCATTTTTCTGCCCCTTATCCTGCAAGAACTACGGTCGCAGTAGTCGAACTGCCTCTTGGCGCGTCTATAGAAATTGAATTGACAGCAAGAAAACAGAAAGCCCGGTAA
- a CDS encoding UDP-N-acetylglucosamine--LPS N-acetylglucosamine transferase, with protein MKIIIFYSSIGQGHISAACSIEKEILKKDPCAIILQKDIREFMDPIARMLNEKLYWFVAQNLPYLFDNLFQSMQKRGKCVGSITCLPSEYSEQRVHEYLLEEAPDAVFATHYGAAQVLGNLREKALMPNIKIGWLHTDYFVGYFPRISKMIDRTFLAHPALKTSWLESGVFSDLVETSGMPVNVKDTDSDVSKECLSKIGFQTSIKTIVLASGKEGIGDFPGIIISLANATEQPLQIIAVCGRNKKQFEALHQIEQQMPKHVKLEIMGFIPQADLVSFVSASDLFITKAGGLAPSEAFVLGKPTILLSVISGHEKENAEFFARLGLAEINSAVEEIGSQTQLLLKDAAKQTSMLKAQRVFRENMNISKIADFLLNPKIVPRSLSPKFGLENGDSARNIGSALAQLENDVPVDLEILLSYSSSKENEHIATENPFGHIAIRIGDTVYSSNHHADRAKETLLLQHMNVKNYLFGVYPASGNQEHTSTYGMAYGRDTLGLRVKGVPREAIQRMDAEAAKIEEEFSMGECKYDAKKSNCADYAERILEASGYYVGQLHELNFFYTMPLDVFEKARETFQAVPGFCTELVAYRRLTSSQSPYRFSRFPLSLGQPVRSFAHIINNNAIDRLESEVKAQLTGYYGDDRIFFEELSPSWRSVALNNFNRPQRRTMKVGNVLVLEARRLFKQKKIFYIINYKKIREQQVKREASHLLNNCYDTVRITLEHVERILGAANTKKQRAAFVRLTREYGESSRWKHAPAEVTNFIKKISEFYQILEQDCQDRDLKNLILEIKTISRNLENRVKRLFGIDSSDLSVKSSKNQLKR; from the coding sequence ATGAAAATTATTATATTCTACTCTTCAATTGGACAGGGACACATTAGCGCCGCTTGTTCGATCGAGAAAGAAATTCTAAAAAAGGATCCTTGCGCCATAATTTTGCAAAAAGATATTCGTGAATTTATGGACCCGATAGCAAGAATGCTTAATGAAAAACTTTATTGGTTTGTCGCCCAGAACTTACCTTATTTGTTTGATAATTTGTTTCAGTCCATGCAAAAACGGGGAAAGTGTGTAGGTTCAATAACTTGCTTGCCAAGCGAATATTCAGAACAAAGAGTGCATGAATACCTTTTAGAGGAAGCCCCTGATGCTGTTTTTGCAACACACTACGGTGCAGCCCAAGTACTGGGCAATTTAAGAGAAAAAGCCCTGATGCCAAACATCAAGATCGGTTGGCTTCATACCGATTATTTTGTCGGGTACTTTCCCCGTATATCCAAAATGATCGATCGAACTTTTTTAGCGCATCCTGCACTAAAAACAAGCTGGCTGGAATCAGGCGTGTTCTCTGATTTGGTTGAGACTTCCGGCATGCCGGTAAATGTTAAAGACACTGATTCAGATGTTTCAAAAGAATGCTTAAGCAAAATTGGATTTCAAACATCAATCAAAACAATTGTGCTTGCCAGCGGAAAGGAGGGAATAGGAGATTTTCCTGGAATTATCATAAGCTTGGCTAATGCAACAGAGCAACCGCTGCAAATTATAGCTGTTTGTGGCCGTAATAAAAAACAATTCGAAGCATTGCACCAAATTGAGCAACAGATGCCTAAACATGTTAAATTGGAAATCATGGGATTTATCCCGCAGGCTGACTTGGTTTCGTTCGTTAGTGCATCTGACTTGTTTATAACCAAGGCAGGAGGGTTAGCTCCGTCAGAAGCTTTTGTATTGGGGAAACCAACGATATTATTGAGTGTGATCAGCGGGCACGAAAAAGAAAATGCAGAATTCTTCGCGAGACTCGGGCTAGCTGAAATAAATTCTGCAGTGGAGGAAATTGGCAGCCAGACACAATTACTTCTTAAGGATGCGGCAAAACAGACTTCCATGCTGAAAGCACAGCGAGTATTCCGAGAAAACATGAATATTAGTAAGATAGCGGATTTCCTTCTAAATCCGAAAATTGTGCCGCGGAGCTTAAGTCCGAAATTTGGTTTGGAAAATGGAGATTCAGCACGCAACATTGGAAGTGCGCTGGCACAGTTGGAAAACGACGTGCCTGTTGATTTGGAAATCTTGCTTTCCTACTCTTCGTCAAAAGAAAATGAGCACATTGCCACGGAAAACCCATTTGGGCATATTGCAATTCGGATCGGTGATACCGTATATAGCTCCAACCATCATGCAGATCGGGCAAAAGAAACACTTTTGCTCCAGCATATGAACGTGAAGAATTATTTATTCGGTGTTTATCCTGCATCGGGCAATCAAGAACATACAAGTACATATGGGATGGCATATGGCCGCGATACTTTGGGATTACGTGTTAAAGGAGTTCCCCGGGAAGCTATTCAAAGGATGGATGCAGAGGCGGCAAAGATTGAGGAAGAATTCAGCATGGGAGAGTGTAAGTATGATGCAAAAAAATCAAATTGTGCGGATTATGCTGAAAGAATTCTGGAGGCAAGTGGATATTATGTGGGACAACTTCATGAGTTAAACTTTTTTTATACTATGCCGCTGGATGTTTTTGAAAAAGCACGTGAAACTTTTCAAGCTGTTCCCGGTTTCTGCACCGAATTGGTAGCATATAGACGATTGACAAGTTCTCAATCACCTTACCGCTTCTCGCGGTTTCCACTTTCCCTGGGCCAGCCTGTAAGGTCATTTGCGCATATTATAAACAATAATGCGATCGATCGTCTTGAATCAGAAGTTAAGGCACAACTGACCGGATATTATGGCGATGACCGTATTTTTTTTGAAGAACTGAGCCCCAGCTGGAGGAGTGTGGCGCTTAATAATTTTAATCGTCCGCAAAGACGAACAATGAAAGTCGGAAACGTTCTTGTTTTAGAAGCTCGTCGATTGTTCAAGCAAAAGAAAATCTTTTATATTATAAATTATAAAAAAATAAGGGAGCAACAGGTTAAGCGTGAAGCTAGCCATTTGCTTAACAATTGCTATGATACGGTCAGAATAACGCTTGAGCATGTGGAAAGAATACTCGGTGCCGCGAATACTAAAAAACAGCGCGCGGCATTTGTAAGGCTTACACGGGAATATGGTGAATCTAGTCGCTGGAAACATGCACCCGCTGAGGTAACTAATTTCATTAAAAAAATATCTGAGTTTTATCAAATTCTCGAGCAAGACTGTCAAGATAGAGACTTGAAAAATCTAATTCTTGAGATAAAGACGATATCAAGGAACCTGGAAAATCGTGTAAAACGTTTATTTGGGATTGATTCTAGTGATTTGTCAGTAAAAAGTTCCAAGAATCAACTGAAGCGATAA
- a CDS encoding diaminopimelate dehydrogenase, whose translation MTEPIRVAIAGYGNLGKGTESAIMQNEDMELVAVVTRRDPSSLKLMTENAAVIAMSDIETLKDRIDVMIICCGSATDLPEMSPKLAGMFNIIDSFDTHQNIPKYFEAVDNSAKAGGHIALISAGWDPGYFSLMRLYALSVLPEGHGYTFWGPGVSQGHSDAIRRIPGVVSATQYTVPVECNVEAVRNGECPSLTAREKHTRECYVVVEEGADKDSIEKKIKNMPNYFADYDTTVTFISTEEMQSEHCTLPHGGFVIRTGRTGVNRENKHTIEFRLALESNPEFTSSFLVACARAVHRLSSRGEIGCRTVFDLPPALLSPLSPEQLRSTIL comes from the coding sequence ATGACAGAACCAATTCGCGTAGCTATCGCAGGTTACGGCAACCTTGGCAAGGGCACCGAATCAGCCATCATGCAAAATGAGGACATGGAGCTGGTCGCAGTAGTCACTCGGAGAGACCCTTCCTCACTTAAACTCATGACAGAAAACGCGGCTGTCATAGCTATGTCCGATATAGAGACGCTTAAGGACAGGATCGATGTAATGATAATATGCTGCGGGAGCGCAACTGACCTGCCTGAGATGTCACCAAAACTTGCCGGCATGTTCAATATAATAGACAGCTTCGATACCCATCAGAACATACCGAAGTATTTCGAGGCAGTTGACAATTCTGCCAAAGCAGGAGGACATATTGCTCTCATCTCCGCTGGATGGGATCCGGGATATTTTTCCCTTATGCGTCTTTACGCCCTTTCTGTGCTGCCTGAGGGGCACGGATACACCTTCTGGGGACCCGGGGTAAGCCAGGGACACTCAGATGCGATCCGCAGGATCCCCGGAGTGGTCAGTGCGACCCAATATACCGTCCCGGTGGAATGCAATGTCGAGGCAGTCCGTAATGGAGAATGTCCCAGCCTGACAGCGCGCGAAAAACATACAAGAGAATGTTATGTAGTGGTGGAAGAAGGCGCAGACAAAGACAGCATAGAAAAAAAGATTAAAAACATGCCAAACTATTTTGCCGATTACGACACCACCGTGACATTCATCTCAACTGAAGAGATGCAGTCAGAACACTGCACACTTCCTCACGGAGGGTTTGTGATCCGGACCGGCCGGACAGGAGTCAACAGAGAGAATAAACATACCATAGAGTTCCGACTGGCGCTGGAATCAAACCCTGAATTCACTTCCAGCTTCCTGGTCGCATGTGCCAGAGCGGTACACAGGCTTAGCAGCAGGGGTGAGATCGGATGCCGCACAGTCTTTGACCTTCCTCCGGCATTATTGTCTCCGCTTTCCCCGGAGCAGCTCAGATCTACCATACTTTAA
- the dapB gene encoding 4-hydroxy-tetrahydrodipicolinate reductase, whose amino-acid sequence MMRVIVNGSNGRMGSEIVSMIQKESADLDATLAAAVDVTGSCQGVFSSLAEYTGPADVIIDFTFHTTAEALTEYAITRCLPLVIATTGHTQEELAVIRKAALKIPLFQTSNMSIGVAMLVEFAKKAASVFPKADIEIVEKHHNRKKDAPSGTAMTIADALTSVRPGAVIKCGRSGFETRNPDDITIHSLRMGDIVGDHEVYITTDSQQLVLRHEAFSRTLFAEGAICAAKFLQGKPAGYYRMEDMIR is encoded by the coding sequence ATGATGAGGGTAATTGTAAACGGATCAAACGGAAGGATGGGCAGCGAGATCGTGTCCATGATACAAAAAGAGTCTGCAGACCTTGACGCCACACTTGCGGCGGCAGTTGATGTAACAGGAAGCTGCCAGGGCGTTTTCTCCTCATTGGCAGAATACACCGGCCCTGCAGACGTTATTATTGATTTTACATTTCACACGACTGCTGAAGCATTGACTGAATATGCCATCACCCGCTGTTTGCCACTGGTCATAGCAACGACCGGACACACGCAGGAAGAGCTTGCAGTTATCCGAAAAGCTGCATTAAAGATCCCATTGTTCCAGACATCCAACATGTCCATCGGCGTGGCGATGCTGGTTGAATTTGCAAAAAAAGCGGCAAGTGTTTTTCCTAAAGCAGATATTGAGATAGTCGAAAAACATCACAACCGCAAGAAGGATGCCCCCAGCGGCACGGCCATGACAATCGCCGACGCGCTCACATCCGTCAGACCCGGTGCTGTCATCAAATGCGGCCGCAGCGGCTTTGAGACGAGAAACCCTGACGATATAACCATACACTCTCTGCGTATGGGTGATATCGTCGGAGATCATGAAGTCTACATAACCACAGATTCACAACAGCTTGTTTTAAGACACGAGGCATTCAGCCGTACTCTCTTTGCAGAGGGAGCTATCTGCGCAGCAAAGTTCCTGCAGGGAAAACCTGCAGGATATTACAGAATGGAGGACATGATAAGATGA
- a CDS encoding flavodoxin family protein, which produces MKTIVLNASPRKNWNTAQLLKSAMAGAESTGAEVEYINLYDLIFTGCRSCMLCKRKDVKRCHCYWKDDISPVIDKVFSSDTLLIGTPIYLGRPTSQYFAFLERLHFCALSYDDYSNYFKGKVNVGMFLTMNATKEFYEKLYKEQFETYANELKALNGEVCLYPVYNTLQVKDYSEFDMSSFNEEEKKSVHEMYFPTDLEGAYKLGARLSQ; this is translated from the coding sequence ATGAAAACAATTGTTTTAAATGCCAGTCCACGAAAAAATTGGAACACAGCTCAATTGCTCAAGTCTGCAATGGCGGGCGCAGAATCTACTGGAGCAGAGGTTGAATATATTAATTTGTATGACTTGATTTTTACAGGCTGCAGAAGCTGTATGCTTTGTAAAAGAAAAGATGTGAAGCGGTGTCACTGCTACTGGAAAGATGACATTTCACCTGTAATAGATAAGGTTTTTTCGTCAGATACACTTCTGATTGGAACACCAATCTATCTGGGCAGGCCGACTAGTCAATATTTTGCTTTCTTAGAACGATTGCATTTTTGTGCTCTGTCCTACGATGACTACAGTAACTATTTTAAAGGAAAAGTCAATGTCGGAATGTTTTTGACAATGAATGCTACGAAAGAGTTCTATGAAAAATTGTATAAGGAACAATTTGAAACATATGCAAATGAACTAAAGGCTTTAAATGGAGAGGTTTGCCTATATCCGGTTTATAACACTCTTCAGGTGAAAGACTATTCAGAATTTGATATGAGCAGTTTTAACGAGGAAGAAAAGAAAAGCGTTCATGAAATGTACTTTCCGACAGATTTGGAAGGTGCATATAAACTGGGAGCTCGATTAAGTCAATAA
- a CDS encoding TetR/AcrR family transcriptional regulator: MARPPQDPQIRINEILDAAEALFYERGYQPTLISDIVKKIGVAQGTFYYYFSSKEELVEALINRHLSKFRTAIDAVANSTVISLPRKIELMANILPATIQGKQGLLLEFLYNDQYLHLMDKVFRQAKKLLAPYLLSVIKEGQRKQIFSVPHPKAVSNSIMSIIQCYVEAIYEKEAADILEYQKKFAKRLIENALGLPEGELHIPV; encoded by the coding sequence ATGGCCCGACCGCCACAAGATCCACAAATTAGAATAAATGAGATTTTAGATGCTGCAGAGGCACTGTTTTATGAGCGTGGTTATCAGCCTACGCTGATAAGTGATATCGTAAAAAAAATCGGGGTGGCTCAAGGCACATTCTATTACTATTTTTCTTCCAAGGAAGAACTTGTTGAGGCTCTCATCAATAGACATTTATCGAAATTTCGGACAGCTATTGATGCGGTAGCAAACTCTACAGTCATTTCTCTGCCTCGAAAAATCGAGTTAATGGCAAATATTTTGCCTGCTACAATTCAGGGAAAACAAGGATTATTATTGGAATTCCTTTACAATGATCAATATCTTCATCTTATGGATAAAGTATTTCGACAGGCAAAAAAATTACTTGCTCCATATTTATTAAGTGTTATTAAAGAAGGACAAAGAAAGCAAATTTTCTCCGTCCCTCATCCCAAAGCCGTTTCTAACTCAATCATGTCCATTATTCAATGCTATGTTGAAGCCATATATGAAAAAGAGGCGGCTGATATTTTAGAATACCAAAAAAAGTTTGCAAAGCGGCTTATTGAAAATGCACTGGGATTGCCCGAAGGGGAGTTACATATACCGGTGTAG
- a CDS encoding alkyl hydroperoxide reductase — protein MSVDSPFVHKIWNDHELSKMINKDIPFPMLSDQGGKIGTMYGVYNEEAGTETRGRFIIDPDGVIQAFEVLTPPVGRNVSEALRQIKAYQLVRETKGKNVTPSGWQPGKKVLTPGIGLVGNIWKEWSVKEAFDD, from the coding sequence ATTTCTGTTGATTCACCGTTTGTCCATAAGATATGGAATGATCATGAACTGTCGAAAATGATCAATAAGGATATTCCTTTCCCCATGCTTTCGGACCAAGGCGGTAAAATCGGCACAATGTACGGTGTTTACAATGAAGAAGCTGGCACTGAAACAAGGGGCCGCTTCATCATTGACCCTGATGGGGTTATTCAGGCATTTGAAGTGCTTACTCCGCCTGTCGGCAGAAACGTAAGTGAAGCTTTGCGTCAGATCAAGGCGTACCAGCTTGTTCGTGAGACCAAGGGCAAGAATGTAACGCCCAGTGGCTGGCAGCCGGGTAAAAAGGTTCTCACCCCCGGAATCGGCCTGGTAGGCAATATCTGGAAAGAGTGGAGTGTCAAAGAAGCCTTTGATGACTAA
- a CDS encoding pirin family protein translates to MERKIKNMATGFRTRDGAGVDLVRVLGHDTVEEFDPILMLDSFDSTDPDQYTAGFPMHPHRGIETITYVYRGQITHRDSLGNEDTIAQGEVQWMTAGSGILHEEKLPASERLLGVQLWLNMPAKNKMSAPAYNSIKNSQIQEIMLDNGNLRLLAGEYEDTKGYASKYLPLDFYDLHLDTNASDVINTDRERSVMIFTLSGNAYIGGELVREKTAVKLTPGDYVEIMATDKNAQVLFVSSTFLNEPVAWGGPIVMNTKEELSKAFEELKNGTFLQKVISY, encoded by the coding sequence ATGGAACGAAAAATTAAAAATATGGCAACAGGATTCAGAACTCGGGACGGAGCCGGAGTAGACCTTGTCAGAGTTTTGGGACACGATACCGTAGAAGAATTCGACCCGATCCTTATGCTTGATTCATTTGACAGCACTGATCCCGATCAATATACAGCGGGGTTCCCCATGCATCCGCACAGGGGAATAGAGACTATAACTTATGTCTATCGTGGACAGATCACCCACAGGGACAGCTTGGGTAATGAAGATACTATCGCCCAGGGAGAGGTCCAATGGATGACAGCAGGATCCGGAATTTTGCATGAGGAAAAACTGCCTGCATCCGAGAGATTGCTTGGAGTCCAGTTGTGGCTTAATATGCCGGCAAAAAACAAAATGTCAGCTCCCGCATACAACAGTATCAAGAATTCTCAAATTCAAGAAATTATGTTGGATAATGGAAATTTAAGACTTCTTGCAGGTGAATATGAGGACACAAAAGGGTACGCAAGCAAATATCTCCCGTTGGACTTTTATGATCTGCATCTTGATACCAATGCCTCAGATGTAATAAATACTGATAGGGAACGTTCCGTAATGATATTTACACTTTCAGGGAATGCGTACATAGGGGGAGAACTTGTCAGGGAAAAGACGGCAGTAAAACTTACACCCGGCGACTATGTTGAGATAATGGCAACAGATAAAAATGCCCAGGTCCTGTTTGTCAGTTCGACATTCCTGAATGAACCTGTTGCCTGGGGAGGACCAATAGTAATGAACACTAAGGAAGAATTGAGCAAAGCATTTGAGGAATTGAAAAATGGAACTTTTTTGCAAAAGGTCATCTCCTATTAA